One genomic region from Thermoleptolyngbya sichuanensis A183 encodes:
- a CDS encoding ABC1 kinase family protein yields the protein MPTAETSATVRPDAVLARPLSIEDHLKSAYDSSEMPAVRYDPMAIAEYYSARPLQVMGRMIGIVLPFLLLALGLWWDKQLGQIEKNQQRRAEQLRDILTQLGPAYIKIGQALSTRPDLVPPAYLEELTRLQDQLPPFPNEVAFQFIEEELGDRPENIYAELSPEPIAAASLGQVYKGKLKTGEVVAVKVQRPGLAERITLDLYILRRAAQWAASTFKQIRSDLVGIMDEFGARIFEEMDYTQEGRNAERFAQLYGAIPDIYVPRIYWEYTHQRVLTMEWINGTKLTKPQELAAQGIDAAYLVEVGVQCSLRQLLEHGFFHADPHPGNLLATPDGKLAYLDFGMMSQVQAPQRYGLIEAVVHMVNRDFEGLAKDYVKLEFLTPDTDLTPIIPALAAVFSNALGSSVAELNFKSITDQLSQVMYDYPFRVPAYYALIIRSLVTLEGIAINVDPNFKVLSKAYPYIAKRLLTDPSPELRSSLKDLLFKDGSFRWNRLENLLKNAKDSPDYDLNYAVDQALNFLFSERGEFIREYLVEEIVKGIDGYGQMTMQRLTATLRDRIGLGNGSAPPPADSQNLENLSRILNILRDTPGFDPMQLLPVVPNLLLRPETQRMGQQIAGGLAQRAAARFIREFLLPEEPPQPNSSASGRLNRNGKVLSSTMGGNGSGNLALPARRSA from the coding sequence ATGCCAACTGCTGAGACTTCCGCGACCGTCCGCCCTGATGCGGTGCTTGCTCGTCCGCTGTCGATCGAAGACCACCTCAAGTCTGCTTACGATTCGTCGGAGATGCCAGCGGTGCGCTATGACCCAATGGCGATCGCCGAATACTACAGCGCCCGTCCGCTGCAAGTGATGGGCCGAATGATTGGCATTGTGCTGCCCTTCCTTCTGCTTGCGCTGGGCTTGTGGTGGGATAAACAGTTGGGACAGATCGAGAAGAACCAGCAGCGCCGCGCCGAGCAACTGCGCGACATTTTGACCCAGCTTGGCCCTGCTTATATCAAGATTGGGCAGGCGCTTTCTACTCGCCCAGACTTGGTGCCGCCCGCGTACCTGGAAGAACTGACGCGCCTGCAAGACCAGCTACCGCCCTTCCCCAACGAAGTGGCGTTTCAATTTATTGAAGAGGAATTGGGCGATCGCCCTGAGAATATCTATGCCGAACTCAGCCCAGAGCCAATCGCCGCTGCCTCGCTAGGGCAGGTTTACAAAGGCAAGCTCAAGACGGGTGAGGTTGTGGCAGTGAAGGTGCAGCGTCCCGGACTGGCGGAGCGCATCACGCTCGACCTGTATATTCTGCGCCGGGCCGCGCAATGGGCAGCGAGTACGTTTAAGCAAATCCGCAGCGACCTCGTCGGCATCATGGACGAGTTTGGGGCCCGCATCTTTGAAGAGATGGACTATACCCAGGAGGGGCGAAACGCCGAGCGGTTTGCCCAGCTTTATGGCGCAATCCCTGACATCTATGTGCCGCGTATTTACTGGGAATATACCCATCAGCGCGTGCTGACGATGGAGTGGATTAACGGCACCAAGCTCACCAAGCCGCAAGAACTGGCCGCCCAGGGCATCGATGCAGCCTATCTGGTGGAAGTGGGTGTGCAGTGTTCGCTGCGGCAGTTGCTAGAGCATGGCTTCTTTCATGCCGACCCACACCCCGGCAACCTGCTGGCCACGCCTGACGGCAAGCTGGCCTATCTAGACTTTGGCATGATGAGCCAGGTGCAGGCTCCCCAGCGCTACGGGCTGATCGAGGCGGTGGTTCACATGGTCAACCGCGACTTTGAAGGTCTGGCGAAAGACTACGTAAAGCTGGAATTTTTGACCCCGGACACCGATCTAACCCCAATTATTCCGGCGCTGGCTGCGGTCTTTAGCAACGCACTGGGGTCGAGCGTTGCCGAACTGAACTTCAAAAGCATCACCGATCAGCTTTCCCAGGTGATGTACGACTATCCGTTCCGCGTGCCCGCCTATTACGCGCTGATCATCCGTTCGCTGGTGACGCTGGAGGGCATCGCCATCAACGTTGACCCAAATTTCAAGGTGCTGAGCAAGGCCTACCCTTATATTGCCAAGCGCCTGCTGACCGATCCGTCGCCCGAACTCCGCTCCTCGCTTAAGGATCTGCTGTTCAAAGACGGCAGCTTCCGCTGGAACCGTCTGGAAAACCTGCTGAAGAACGCCAAGGACAGCCCAGATTATGACCTGAACTATGCGGTAGATCAGGCGTTGAACTTCCTGTTTTCCGAGCGGGGCGAGTTTATTCGCGAGTATCTGGTGGAGGAGATTGTCAAAGGGATTGACGGCTACGGGCAGATGACGATGCAGCGGCTGACCGCTACCCTGCGCGATCGCATCGGTCTGGGCAATGGTTCTGCGCCGCCACCTGCTGATTCGCAAAACCTGGAAAACTTGAGCCGCATCCTCAACATTCTGCGCGATACGCCCGGATTTGACCCGATGCAACTCCTCCCCGTCGTGCCCAACCTGCTGCTGCGTCCCGAAACCCAGCGTATGGGCCAGCAGATTGCAGGCGGGCTGGCCCAGCGGGCCGCAGCCCGGTTTATCCGCGAGTTTTTGCTGCCTGAAGAGCCGCCTCAGCCGAATTCTTCTGCCAGCGGCCGCCTGAATCGCAACGGTAAGGTGCTGAGCAGCACAATGGGCGGCAACGGAAGCGGCAACTTGGCGCTGCCCGCCCGCCGCTCGGCATAG
- a CDS encoding VOC family protein, translating into MLYTDYATLTLSSPNLARLRQFYRTLLDIAPSFEFPNTYVEFQIGLFRFGIFQPRQEHAGEFAASSGGAMSLCLEVDNLEQAIAAVEAAHSAIAAAPPRPASPIITDFHGREAYAYDPDGNRLILHESGHPATF; encoded by the coding sequence ATGCTCTACACCGACTACGCCACGCTCACCCTGTCCTCGCCCAATCTGGCACGGCTGCGGCAGTTCTACCGGACGCTCCTCGACATCGCTCCATCGTTCGAGTTTCCCAACACCTATGTCGAATTCCAGATCGGTCTGTTTCGGTTTGGCATCTTTCAGCCTAGACAGGAACACGCCGGAGAGTTTGCAGCCTCCTCAGGCGGTGCTATGAGCCTGTGCCTGGAGGTGGATAATCTAGAGCAGGCGATCGCCGCTGTAGAGGCTGCCCACAGCGCGATCGCCGCTGCTCCCCCGCGCCCCGCCAGCCCCATCATCACTGACTTCCACGGCCGCGAAGCCTATGCCTACGATCCCGATGGCAACCGCCTCATCTTGCACGAGTCGGGGCATCCCGCAACGTTCTGA
- a CDS encoding WD40 repeat domain-containing serine/threonine-protein kinase, translating into MSLCINPQCTEPNHPGNDGSRFCQSCGSDLVLRERYRVMRLISDKSGFGQVYEAYERNVPKILKALKEIHSGHSKAVALFQREAVVLSQLRHPGVPAIEPDGYFQFLPRGSESPLHCIIMEKIDGPNLREWMRQQGNHGISEAQARRWMRQLTEVLHLVHERNYFHRDIKPENIMLRSNGQLVLVDFGAVREMTATYLAQLGGSEGVTRISSAGYTPPEQERGQAVPQSDFYALGWTFIYLLTGKQPTDPDIYNPHDNSFRWRQFAPQVSEPFADFIDRLIAPKASDRPSSTREILEDLAAIAPPSNLPRIQALAARPAESPSSPRTTQLQPAQTQTQHTPFRWKYPWLWSSATALLIGLAGWGGWRAYQQFSGGIVAVQPLVSSATLTGHTGFINHAVFTPDGQRLITCGADHQIILWDVATGQPLRTLKGHSSYVNAVVLSGNGQTLASGGADNQILIWDLPSGTIRHTLVGHTNAVNALAIASDGTLISGSADGTVRTWNLTTGQPIHTLEEHDGFINAIAVSPDARTIVSGGTDITLMVWDLRSGTQRRTLSGFTGVINAIAFTPDGVEVLAGGTDRTIYRWNLETGEQGKPLTGSAGFINTLAVRGDGRTLLSSDAEGQLTLWDLVTGKPTHIFAGEGAPLDHAVVSPDWRTIATGKGFSTVRLWQLPDDVF; encoded by the coding sequence ATGAGCCTCTGCATCAATCCCCAGTGCACTGAACCCAATCACCCCGGCAACGACGGCAGCCGCTTTTGCCAAAGCTGCGGGTCGGATCTGGTGCTGCGGGAGCGCTATCGCGTCATGCGGCTAATTAGCGACAAAAGCGGCTTTGGGCAGGTGTACGAAGCCTACGAACGCAACGTGCCCAAAATCCTCAAGGCGCTGAAGGAAATCCACAGCGGCCACAGCAAGGCCGTCGCCCTGTTTCAGCGAGAGGCCGTGGTGCTGAGCCAGTTGCGCCATCCCGGTGTGCCTGCGATTGAGCCAGATGGCTACTTCCAGTTTTTGCCGCGCGGCAGCGAGTCGCCGCTGCACTGCATCATTATGGAAAAAATCGACGGGCCCAACCTGCGGGAATGGATGCGGCAGCAGGGTAACCACGGCATCAGCGAGGCGCAGGCGCGAAGGTGGATGCGGCAACTGACGGAGGTGCTGCATCTGGTGCATGAGCGTAACTATTTTCACCGGGATATCAAGCCCGAAAATATCATGCTGCGGTCGAATGGGCAGTTGGTGCTGGTGGACTTTGGCGCGGTGCGCGAGATGACCGCAACTTATCTAGCACAGCTAGGCGGCTCCGAAGGCGTGACCCGCATTAGCTCCGCAGGCTACACGCCGCCAGAGCAGGAAAGGGGGCAAGCAGTTCCCCAGTCCGACTTTTACGCGCTGGGGTGGACGTTTATTTACCTGCTGACGGGTAAGCAACCGACCGATCCTGACATCTACAATCCCCACGACAATAGCTTCCGCTGGCGGCAGTTTGCGCCGCAGGTGTCGGAGCCGTTTGCCGATTTTATTGACCGTCTGATCGCGCCCAAAGCGAGCGATCGCCCCAGTAGCACCCGCGAGATTCTGGAAGACCTGGCGGCGATCGCCCCACCCAGCAACCTGCCCCGCATCCAGGCTCTTGCTGCACGGCCCGCCGAAAGTCCCTCATCGCCCAGAACGACCCAGCTTCAGCCCGCGCAGACCCAGACCCAGCACACCCCGTTTCGCTGGAAGTATCCCTGGCTTTGGAGCAGTGCCACAGCGCTGCTGATTGGGCTGGCGGGCTGGGGCGGCTGGCGGGCTTATCAGCAGTTCAGTGGTGGAATCGTTGCGGTACAGCCGCTCGTCTCCAGCGCCACCCTCACAGGACACACCGGATTCATCAACCATGCCGTGTTCACACCAGACGGGCAGCGGTTAATCACCTGTGGCGCAGACCATCAGATTATCCTGTGGGACGTGGCCACCGGGCAGCCCCTCCGCACCCTCAAGGGACACAGCAGCTACGTGAATGCGGTGGTGCTAAGCGGCAATGGACAAACGCTGGCGAGCGGCGGCGCAGATAATCAAATTTTGATCTGGGATCTGCCCAGCGGCACAATCCGACATACGCTGGTCGGGCACACGAACGCGGTCAACGCGCTGGCGATCGCCTCGGATGGAACGCTGATCAGCGGCAGCGCGGATGGCACGGTGCGAACCTGGAACCTGACAACGGGGCAGCCGATCCACACCCTAGAGGAACATGACGGGTTCATCAATGCGATCGCCGTTAGCCCCGATGCCCGCACGATCGTCAGCGGGGGCACAGATATAACTCTGATGGTCTGGGATCTCAGATCTGGAACGCAGCGACGAACGCTCAGCGGATTTACTGGAGTCATCAATGCGATCGCCTTTACGCCGGATGGTGTTGAGGTGTTGGCAGGCGGCACAGATCGAACTATCTATCGCTGGAACCTGGAGACAGGCGAACAGGGCAAACCGCTGACGGGATCGGCTGGGTTTATTAACACGCTGGCGGTGCGCGGCGATGGCAGAACCCTGCTTAGCAGCGATGCCGAAGGGCAACTGACGCTGTGGGATTTGGTGACTGGAAAACCCACCCACATCTTCGCAGGCGAAGGAGCGCCCCTTGACCATGCGGTCGTCAGCCCCGACTGGAGAACCATTGCTACGGGCAAAGGATTTAGCACCGTGCGTTTGTGGCAGCTTCCGGACGACGTGTTTTAG
- a CDS encoding alpha/beta fold hydrolase → MSALSPRLPWHTQLGSQRDWAWRGWQIRYTYLRAQTPAPDAVPIVFLHGFGAALTQWRLNLEPLSQHHTVYALDLLGFGASEKGAANYKVDLWMAQVRDFCREIVGRPVVLVGHSLGALVALAIAATDPALVQGLILLTLPASRQELLPGKLQSFVGEIESFFSSPLLLKPLFSVIRRPGVIRSVLRAVYANPETITDELVQSFTIPAGDRGAAKVLCRLVQARTQTDFSPSTQSLLQAVDLPILLLWGEKDRVIPLVWGRQLPAMNPKLKLIELPGAGHCPYDECADRVNREILAWVDHCVSKVNAGVANAGMANAGGVNAGMANAGAVNAGGTNQPPSPKA, encoded by the coding sequence ATGTCTGCTTTGTCTCCGCGGCTTCCTTGGCACACGCAGCTTGGCTCTCAGCGAGACTGGGCATGGCGCGGCTGGCAGATTCGCTATACCTATCTAAGGGCGCAAACCCCCGCACCGGATGCTGTGCCGATTGTGTTCCTGCATGGGTTTGGGGCGGCGCTGACCCAGTGGCGGCTGAATCTGGAGCCGCTGAGCCAGCATCACACGGTCTATGCGCTGGATTTGCTGGGGTTTGGTGCGTCGGAAAAGGGGGCGGCAAACTACAAGGTAGACCTGTGGATGGCGCAGGTGCGGGACTTTTGCCGCGAGATTGTGGGGCGGCCGGTGGTGCTGGTGGGGCATTCGCTGGGGGCGCTGGTGGCGCTGGCGATCGCCGCCACTGATCCCGCTCTGGTTCAGGGATTAATCCTGCTCACCTTGCCCGCGTCTCGCCAGGAGTTGCTGCCGGGTAAGCTACAAAGCTTCGTGGGCGAAATTGAATCTTTCTTCTCGTCGCCGCTGCTGCTGAAGCCGCTGTTCAGCGTGATTCGGCGGCCAGGCGTGATTCGCTCGGTGCTGCGGGCAGTCTATGCCAATCCCGAAACCATTACCGACGAACTGGTGCAGAGCTTTACGATTCCGGCGGGCGATCGCGGCGCGGCGAAGGTTCTCTGTCGGCTGGTGCAGGCCCGCACCCAAACGGACTTTAGCCCCAGCACCCAATCCCTTCTGCAAGCCGTCGATTTGCCCATCCTGCTGCTGTGGGGAGAAAAAGACCGGGTGATTCCTCTGGTATGGGGTCGTCAGCTTCCGGCCATGAATCCCAAACTAAAGCTGATTGAACTGCCTGGAGCAGGCCACTGTCCCTACGACGAGTGCGCTGACCGGGTGAATCGAGAAATCCTAGCGTGGGTCGATCATTGCGTTAGCAAGGTAAATGCTGGAGTGGCGAATGCTGGGATGGCGAATGCTGGCGGAGTAAATGCTGGAATGGCGAACGCTGGCGCGGTGAACGCTGGCGGAACCAACCAGCCGCCAAGCCCCAAAGCCTGA
- a CDS encoding ParM/StbA family protein, which produces MTTGTRARRASKPPAISPSGTRTLALDAGNYDLKFFDGNGHPKAIRSVRYHLPSGRDAVSYSDASPLIELPDGTRVHFGAQAYKYRRQQQTVVENKVELSRLHLYACLEPFNGSTEFTLQVYASTPEPAKNRDAIREQLIGMHEFKRNGLDYRVMVESVDVEREGMGAYHYARQLGMIPDAGFTIVVDIGGGTWLTRLVDAEGEVIDENVMDRGGAYELAASISFDKRLTTALGTSADPSIVMDGFRAGHTYADTELTWAPWLEEHLDPWFKGIFQTVRSQYNPYMPRVTRFLVTGGSTHLIAERLQGRKLFAVMGDPQFANVRGLYSMSMDQQLCMTTK; this is translated from the coding sequence ATGACTACAGGTACCAGAGCAAGGCGGGCAAGTAAACCCCCTGCAATCTCCCCAAGCGGCACGCGCACCCTGGCGCTGGATGCAGGCAACTACGACCTCAAATTTTTTGATGGCAACGGTCATCCCAAGGCGATTCGCTCGGTGCGCTATCACCTACCGTCGGGGCGCGATGCCGTCAGCTATTCCGACGCTTCGCCGCTGATCGAGCTGCCCGACGGAACCCGCGTCCACTTTGGCGCACAGGCCTACAAATACCGCCGCCAGCAGCAGACGGTCGTGGAAAACAAGGTAGAACTGTCGCGCCTACATCTCTACGCCTGTCTAGAGCCGTTTAATGGCAGTACCGAGTTCACCTTGCAGGTTTATGCTTCCACCCCGGAACCCGCCAAAAATCGGGACGCGATTCGGGAGCAACTCATCGGGATGCACGAATTCAAGCGCAACGGGCTAGACTACCGCGTCATGGTGGAAAGCGTGGACGTGGAGCGCGAAGGCATGGGTGCATACCACTATGCACGGCAACTGGGCATGATTCCCGATGCGGGCTTTACCATCGTCGTCGATATTGGCGGCGGCACCTGGCTAACGCGGCTGGTGGACGCTGAGGGCGAAGTAATTGACGAAAACGTGATGGATCGTGGTGGCGCGTATGAACTGGCGGCCTCCATCAGCTTCGACAAACGGCTGACCACAGCACTGGGGACAAGCGCTGACCCCAGTATCGTGATGGACGGCTTTCGCGCTGGGCACACCTATGCCGACACGGAGCTAACTTGGGCCCCCTGGCTGGAAGAGCATCTCGACCCCTGGTTTAAGGGCATTTTCCAAACCGTGCGATCGCAATACAACCCCTATATGCCCCGCGTGACGCGCTTTCTGGTGACGGGCGGCAGCACCCACCTGATTGCTGAACGGCTGCAAGGGCGCAAGCTCTTTGCCGTCATGGGCGATCCGCAATTCGCCAATGTCCGCGGTTTGTACTCGATGTCGATGGACCAACAGCTATGCATGACAACAAAGTAA
- the recJ gene encoding single-stranded-DNA-specific exonuclease RecJ, which produces MAESAIWQLPPDESPSAEFVQAAAEYAPAGMATYAAQLLWQRGIRDPAALAGWLNPDCYSPTSPFAFGEEMQRAIARLKLAYERQEAIAIWGDFDADGITATAVLWDGLGQFFSQGDRLSYVIPNRLTESHGLTHSGIERLAAAGVRLIVTCDTGSTSLAEIDHANRLGLDVIVTDHHTLLAQRPPVVAIVNPRSLPADHPLATLSGVAVAYKLVEALYETLPDVPTRPLDTLLDLVAIGLIADLVELRGDCRYLAQRGIAQLQKNQDVATAPRPGVAMLLEFCKRAGDRPTDISFGLGPRINAISRIQGDARDGVELLTSRDESCCRQLAEAAELANARRRALQQDLFKQVSARLSQMDLSTTGVIVLEDPQWPVGILGLVAGQVAQEYGRPTILLSSAALLAASKPAASDAASSLPDHVKLARGSARSVNSIDLYELMGSQQHLLSGFGGHPLAAGLSLPLENIPLFADGINRQLRQQVGISGAIAPLLLPVDLIVTVGQLGKDLFQTLKLLEPCGMGNPTPNLLIRQGRFENVRNENIRDFKQRKVRYIKTEFDLVDETGQFHGVWWGHYRDEMPPGPCDAVVQLDFNPFRKRYEVRLVAVRPAADEWAAMVPAEPDWLLDWRGQTELPAGAADAEKVLVMTDCPTQWDDLRVWGRQARHDGKRLAIAYQTPPAVDPLESWQTLVGLAKYLSRTGQVATRSQLLRKLGLGDRPLRAGIQALQALGMTVSALPDGLRFQWHPADLSTQSPTAAQVNQTIEAFLSAVEEEQFRRQYFATVPAETIRAIAS; this is translated from the coding sequence ATGGCTGAGTCGGCAATTTGGCAGCTTCCACCCGACGAGTCGCCGTCCGCCGAGTTTGTGCAGGCAGCGGCCGAGTATGCACCCGCTGGCATGGCGACCTATGCTGCTCAGTTGCTCTGGCAGCGCGGCATTCGCGACCCAGCGGCGCTAGCGGGCTGGCTCAACCCCGATTGCTACTCGCCGACCAGCCCCTTCGCGTTTGGCGAAGAAATGCAGAGGGCGATCGCCCGTCTGAAGCTGGCCTACGAACGGCAGGAGGCGATCGCCATCTGGGGAGATTTTGATGCCGATGGGATTACGGCGACGGCAGTGCTGTGGGACGGGCTGGGACAGTTTTTTTCCCAGGGCGATCGCCTCTCCTACGTCATCCCCAATCGCCTCACGGAATCCCACGGGCTGACCCACAGCGGCATCGAGCGTCTGGCGGCGGCGGGCGTTCGCCTGATCGTCACCTGCGACACGGGCAGCACTAGTCTGGCGGAGATCGACCATGCGAATCGCTTGGGGCTGGACGTGATTGTGACGGATCACCATACGCTGCTGGCGCAGCGTCCGCCTGTGGTCGCCATTGTCAATCCCCGCAGCCTGCCTGCGGATCATCCCCTCGCCACCCTGTCGGGCGTTGCCGTTGCCTACAAACTGGTGGAGGCGCTGTACGAAACCCTGCCCGACGTGCCGACGCGCCCGCTGGATACTCTGCTGGATCTGGTGGCGATCGGGCTAATTGCTGACCTGGTGGAGCTGCGGGGCGACTGCCGCTATCTGGCGCAGCGGGGCATTGCTCAGCTTCAGAAAAATCAGGACGTGGCGACGGCCCCGCGCCCTGGGGTGGCGATGCTGCTGGAATTTTGCAAACGGGCGGGCGATCGCCCTACCGATATTTCCTTCGGGCTGGGGCCGCGCATCAACGCCATCAGTCGCATCCAGGGCGATGCCCGCGATGGCGTAGAGCTACTGACCAGCCGCGACGAGAGCTGTTGTCGCCAGCTTGCCGAAGCAGCAGAACTAGCAAACGCTCGCCGTCGCGCCCTCCAGCAAGATCTGTTCAAACAAGTCTCGGCGCGGCTGAGCCAGATGGATTTGTCTACAACTGGCGTGATTGTGCTGGAAGATCCGCAGTGGCCGGTGGGCATTTTGGGACTGGTGGCTGGGCAAGTCGCTCAGGAATATGGCCGTCCGACCATTTTGCTCAGCAGCGCCGCACTGCTGGCGGCTTCCAAGCCCGCTGCATCGGATGCTGCCAGTTCTTTGCCCGATCACGTCAAGCTGGCGCGAGGTTCTGCCCGTTCTGTGAACTCGATTGATCTCTACGAACTGATGGGCAGTCAGCAGCACTTGCTCAGCGGGTTTGGTGGGCATCCCTTGGCGGCAGGGCTGAGTCTGCCTTTGGAAAACATTCCGCTGTTTGCGGATGGCATTAATCGGCAACTCCGGCAGCAGGTGGGGATATCGGGGGCGATTGCTCCGCTGTTGCTCCCGGTCGATTTGATCGTGACCGTGGGCCAGTTGGGAAAAGACTTGTTCCAAACGCTGAAACTGCTGGAACCCTGCGGCATGGGCAACCCCACGCCCAACCTGCTGATTCGTCAGGGTCGCTTTGAAAATGTCCGCAATGAAAATATCCGCGATTTCAAGCAGCGCAAGGTGCGCTACATCAAAACCGAGTTTGACCTTGTGGATGAAACCGGGCAATTTCACGGCGTGTGGTGGGGCCACTATCGCGACGAGATGCCGCCGGGGCCGTGCGATGCGGTGGTGCAGCTGGATTTCAATCCGTTTCGCAAGCGCTACGAGGTGCGGCTGGTGGCTGTTCGTCCGGCAGCGGACGAGTGGGCTGCGATGGTGCCTGCTGAACCGGACTGGCTGCTGGACTGGCGCGGGCAGACCGAACTTCCGGCAGGCGCGGCCGACGCAGAAAAGGTGTTGGTGATGACCGACTGCCCGACCCAGTGGGACGATTTGCGCGTGTGGGGGCGACAGGCCCGGCACGACGGCAAACGGCTGGCGATCGCCTATCAAACTCCACCCGCTGTCGATCCGCTAGAATCCTGGCAAACCCTGGTGGGACTGGCAAAGTATCTCAGCCGCACAGGGCAAGTCGCAACACGATCGCAGCTTTTACGAAAACTGGGGCTGGGCGATCGCCCGCTGAGAGCCGGAATTCAGGCATTGCAGGCGCTGGGAATGACGGTCTCAGCCCTACCCGATGGGTTGCGATTTCAGTGGCATCCAGCCGATTTGTCTACCCAGTCGCCAACAGCGGCCCAAGTGAATCAGACCATTGAGGCGTTTCTCTCGGCGGTTGAAGAAGAGCAATTTCGGCGACAGTACTTTGCGACTGTGCCTGCTGAAACGATTCGGGCGATCGCCTCTTAA
- a CDS encoding NF041680 family putative transposase, protein MIFNELQQFRQTLYASLGNARDALFDLMDAVLVSACIVSFVRLSQSPVFRRQWSSTYEALRDSRLPRSKVLKLLVQQIPTQQQPLLAGDASRWNRPAARRLKDRTLSGRTGHAPIAGQNYSTLAWIAEDRGSWALPLRHERITSFETPASKAAFQLKQVTRQLAVRPLAIYDRGYGNASFVNQTAGIEADLLLRVTSNRCVYGAPPAYRGRGAPAKHGHKMKLNDPDTWSVPVETVEVDDPNWGRVRVSRWSAYHFRKSPKRAMEVLRVEVLETQSSTRRLAPLWLVWLGEQMPPLETLWLHYLRRFAIEHWYRFAKQRLYWTHPQFSSVSATEQWSSLMPLLSWQLWLARKDCTDHPLPWQAPQETLTPGRVAQAFAGILAAIGTPAPAPKPRGKSPGRGKGHKPTPRPCYPMVKKRASKRKTSEQSLNSPVATAA, encoded by the coding sequence ATGATTTTCAACGAACTTCAGCAATTTCGCCAAACGTTGTATGCCAGCTTGGGAAACGCCAGAGATGCCCTGTTTGATCTGATGGATGCCGTGTTAGTGAGTGCGTGCATCGTGTCGTTTGTGAGGCTATCGCAGAGTCCTGTCTTTCGTCGCCAGTGGTCGAGCACCTATGAAGCGTTGCGCGATAGCCGCCTACCCCGATCAAAGGTGCTGAAGCTGTTGGTGCAGCAGATACCGACTCAGCAGCAACCGTTGTTGGCAGGTGATGCGAGTCGGTGGAACCGTCCTGCTGCCAGGCGTTTGAAAGACCGCACCTTATCAGGCAGAACAGGACATGCCCCGATAGCCGGACAAAACTACAGTACCTTAGCCTGGATTGCTGAAGACAGGGGCAGTTGGGCATTACCATTGCGGCATGAGCGCATCACCAGCTTTGAAACACCCGCCAGTAAAGCGGCATTCCAACTCAAACAAGTGACTCGGCAGTTAGCGGTGCGTCCGTTGGCGATCTACGACCGAGGGTACGGCAATGCCAGTTTTGTCAACCAAACGGCAGGGATTGAGGCAGACTTGCTGCTGCGGGTTACATCCAATCGATGTGTCTATGGCGCGCCCCCAGCGTATCGAGGGCGAGGCGCACCTGCCAAGCATGGACATAAGATGAAACTCAATGACCCTGACACTTGGAGTGTCCCGGTCGAAACCGTTGAAGTCGATGATCCCAACTGGGGACGAGTGCGGGTCAGTCGTTGGAGTGCATACCATTTCCGCAAATCCCCCAAACGGGCAATGGAAGTGTTGCGCGTGGAGGTGCTGGAGACACAGAGCAGCACGCGACGCTTGGCTCCTTTGTGGTTAGTTTGGCTGGGTGAGCAGATGCCTCCGTTAGAAACCCTGTGGTTGCACTACCTCCGTCGCTTTGCCATTGAACACTGGTATCGCTTTGCCAAGCAGAGGCTATATTGGACACATCCCCAGTTCAGTTCTGTATCGGCAACCGAACAGTGGAGCAGCCTGATGCCGTTGCTCAGTTGGCAGTTGTGGTTAGCGCGAAAGGACTGTACTGACCACCCCTTGCCCTGGCAGGCACCGCAAGAAACGTTGACTCCGGGTCGGGTCGCACAAGCGTTTGCAGGCATTTTGGCAGCGATTGGCACCCCTGCTCCTGCGCCTAAACCTCGTGGTAAATCGCCAGGACGAGGCAAGGGGCACAAGCCAACTCCTCGTCCCTGCTATCCGATGGTCAAAAAACGAGCCTCGAAACGCAAGACATCCGAACAATCCCTGAACAGTCCGGTTGCAACAGCAGCTTAA
- a CDS encoding sugar phosphate isomerase family has product MTQPKFASRAAWEQANLLMQPVFIRVLDNLRKALEQSPWKSTYRNDPIWPDGVSKETQQQVLALQHRLASATPEEAPDLQEALSRLPQPHPGYVLCLQHQAHQVNIDLWQLCYQICFRNYSPVLSLADTVVVEVDTSLLDDTGDVDWQKLDAKTAQLVEQMFASLPDIS; this is encoded by the coding sequence ATGACCCAGCCCAAATTTGCCAGTCGCGCCGCCTGGGAGCAGGCAAATCTGCTAATGCAGCCTGTGTTTATTCGGGTGCTGGATAATTTGCGAAAAGCCCTGGAACAGTCGCCCTGGAAAAGCACCTACCGCAACGACCCCATCTGGCCCGATGGCGTATCCAAGGAGACACAGCAGCAGGTGCTAGCGCTTCAGCATCGGCTGGCATCCGCTACTCCAGAAGAAGCCCCAGACCTCCAGGAAGCGCTGTCTCGTCTGCCCCAGCCCCATCCGGGCTACGTGCTGTGTCTCCAGCATCAGGCCCATCAGGTCAATATCGACCTCTGGCAGTTGTGCTATCAGATCTGCTTTCGCAACTACAGTCCTGTGCTGAGCCTAGCCGACACCGTAGTAGTCGAAGTGGATACAAGCTTGCTCGACGACACAGGCGATGTAGACTGGCAAAAGCTCGATGCGAAAACGGCTCAGCTTGTAGAGCAGATGTTTGCCAGCTTGCCCGACATTTCGTAG